A stretch of the Armatimonadota bacterium genome encodes the following:
- a CDS encoding DNA polymerase III subunit alpha, producing the protein MSDFVHLHLHTEYSLLDGHSRIQPLMHRAAQLGMRALALTDHGAMYGAIEFYKAARETGIKPILGVEAYQAVRRHTDRDPRADNASFHLTLLACNEEGYRNLIRLVTRAHLDGFYYRPRIDKDLLAAHSRGLIGLSGCMQGEVPQRLLRGDPSGARDVAGLFRDIFEPGNFFVELQNQGLPEQQRLIPALVQLAREVGLPIVATNDVHYIAPEDAEAQDVLMCVQMNKTVHDPDRPRMGDVPHFYLKSAEEMARLFAELPEAVRNTVAIAERCDTRIELDVPKLPEFPVPEGFTAQSYLRHLCEQGIQRLYPRVTPEIQERLDYELGVIEKTGYAAYFLIVQDFVRFAKERGILTTVRGSAAGSLVLYACGVTDVDPLAYKLPFDRFLNLERYTLPDIDVDFMDTRRDEVIRYVMDKYGSDRVAQIITFGTMKARQAVRDVGRVLGMSYGEVDRIAKRVPFAATLDGALHGDPELRKMADEDERVARLLQLARKLEGVARNASTHAAGVIISRDPLTEHVPLTRGKDDAVMTQYDMNSVADIGLVKFDFLGLTNLTILDTALRIIERKRGVRVDLARLPLDDRKTYELLSSGETTGVFQLESSGMRRYLQELRPSSVQDIMAMVALFRPGPMANIPAYIRRKHGREKVTYPHPLLEPVLRDTYGVMVYQEDIMTVAQALAGYTLAEADVLCYAIRKKVKDKLLAQREKFVRGARERGVPKEVVDRVFEQFEPFARYGFNRAHAACYGLIAYYTAYLKANYPAEYMTAVLSADSGNLERIGLDVEECRRMGIAVLPPDVNESEADFTVVNENTIRFGLSTIKNVGTGAVEQIVRAREDGGPFRSLYDLCARVDGRVVTKRVVESLIKAGATDSLGHRAALLAALDDAMEYGTRRQRQAAGAQTGLFSFTAETDAPPPLPDVEPLDTRTLLKMEREMLGLYVTDHPVRTWQPILERQARHRIADLPAVGDRETVVVGGIVTHVRAMTAKSSGSRFAAVTLEDLTGSVDVLVWPRTYERCGSILRPDAVVVVRGRMDNSEARPKLLAEEILPVEALSMGGEGGPNGAANGARALHLRVSTAEEMLQLSDFLQGRTGPREAYAHVLTLQGESVHRLRRGVPADDEFRRELEMLLGEDAVWEE; encoded by the coding sequence ATGTCGGACTTCGTCCACCTCCATCTGCACACCGAGTATTCGCTGCTGGACGGCCACAGCCGCATCCAACCCCTGATGCATAGGGCGGCTCAGCTCGGCATGCGCGCTTTGGCCCTGACGGATCACGGCGCGATGTACGGCGCGATCGAGTTCTACAAGGCCGCGCGGGAAACCGGCATCAAGCCGATCCTCGGGGTCGAGGCCTACCAGGCGGTGCGGCGTCACACCGACCGCGATCCGCGGGCGGACAACGCGTCGTTCCACCTCACTCTGCTGGCCTGCAACGAGGAGGGTTACCGGAACCTGATCCGGCTCGTGACGCGGGCACACCTGGACGGATTCTACTACCGCCCTCGCATCGACAAAGACCTGCTGGCCGCCCACAGCCGGGGTCTGATCGGCCTGTCGGGCTGCATGCAGGGCGAGGTGCCGCAGCGCCTGCTGCGCGGTGATCCGTCGGGCGCACGGGACGTGGCCGGGCTGTTCCGCGACATCTTCGAACCCGGCAACTTCTTCGTCGAGCTGCAAAACCAGGGACTGCCCGAACAGCAGCGGCTGATTCCCGCACTGGTCCAGCTGGCGCGCGAGGTGGGGCTGCCGATCGTGGCGACCAACGACGTGCACTACATCGCCCCCGAGGACGCCGAGGCGCAGGACGTGTTGATGTGCGTGCAGATGAACAAGACGGTGCACGATCCGGACCGGCCCCGGATGGGCGACGTCCCCCACTTCTACCTCAAGAGCGCCGAGGAGATGGCCCGCCTGTTCGCCGAGCTGCCCGAGGCCGTCCGCAACACGGTCGCCATCGCCGAGCGCTGCGACACTCGCATCGAGCTCGACGTACCGAAGCTGCCGGAGTTTCCGGTGCCCGAGGGCTTCACGGCCCAGAGCTACCTGCGCCACCTGTGCGAGCAGGGCATCCAGCGCCTGTACCCGCGCGTGACCCCCGAGATCCAGGAGCGGCTGGATTACGAACTCGGGGTGATCGAAAAGACCGGGTACGCGGCGTACTTCTTGATCGTCCAGGACTTCGTCCGGTTCGCCAAGGAGCGCGGCATCCTCACGACGGTGCGTGGATCGGCCGCGGGTTCACTGGTGCTGTACGCCTGCGGGGTCACGGATGTCGATCCGCTCGCCTACAAGCTGCCCTTCGACCGCTTCCTCAACCTTGAGCGGTACACGCTGCCGGACATCGACGTGGACTTCATGGATACGCGGCGGGACGAGGTCATCCGCTACGTCATGGACAAGTACGGCTCCGACCGCGTGGCCCAGATCATCACCTTCGGCACGATGAAGGCGCGGCAGGCCGTGCGCGACGTCGGCCGGGTACTGGGCATGAGCTACGGTGAGGTCGATCGGATCGCCAAGCGTGTGCCGTTCGCCGCGACGCTGGACGGTGCTCTGCACGGCGACCCGGAACTGCGTAAGATGGCCGACGAGGACGAACGGGTCGCCCGGCTGCTACAGCTGGCCCGCAAGCTCGAGGGCGTCGCCCGCAACGCCAGCACGCACGCAGCCGGGGTGATCATCTCGCGGGATCCGCTGACCGAGCACGTCCCCTTGACCCGGGGCAAGGACGACGCGGTGATGACGCAGTATGACATGAACAGCGTCGCCGACATCGGCCTGGTGAAGTTCGACTTCCTCGGTCTGACGAACCTCACGATCCTGGACACGGCACTGCGGATCATCGAGCGCAAGCGCGGCGTGCGCGTGGACCTGGCCCGGTTGCCCCTGGACGACCGGAAGACCTACGAACTGCTTTCTTCGGGGGAGACGACGGGGGTGTTCCAGTTGGAGTCGTCGGGGATGCGCCGGTACCTGCAGGAGCTGCGGCCCAGCAGCGTGCAGGACATCATGGCCATGGTCGCCCTGTTCCGGCCGGGCCCGATGGCCAACATCCCCGCCTACATCCGCCGCAAGCACGGGCGTGAGAAGGTGACCTACCCGCACCCGCTGCTGGAACCGGTGCTGCGCGACACCTACGGTGTGATGGTCTACCAGGAGGACATCATGACCGTCGCGCAGGCGCTGGCCGGCTACACACTCGCCGAGGCCGACGTGCTGTGCTATGCGATCCGCAAGAAGGTCAAGGACAAGCTGCTGGCCCAGCGGGAGAAGTTCGTGCGCGGTGCGCGCGAGCGGGGCGTGCCCAAGGAGGTCGTCGACCGGGTCTTCGAACAGTTCGAGCCGTTCGCGCGGTACGGGTTCAACCGTGCCCACGCCGCATGCTACGGCCTGATCGCCTACTACACCGCGTACCTGAAGGCCAACTACCCGGCGGAGTACATGACTGCGGTGCTCAGCGCCGACAGCGGCAACCTCGAGCGCATCGGGCTCGACGTGGAGGAGTGCCGCCGGATGGGCATCGCGGTGCTCCCGCCCGACGTCAACGAGTCGGAAGCCGACTTCACCGTCGTCAACGAGAACACGATCCGGTTCGGGCTCAGCACGATCAAGAACGTCGGGACCGGTGCCGTCGAGCAGATCGTCCGCGCCCGGGAGGACGGCGGGCCGTTCCGGTCGCTGTACGACCTGTGCGCGCGAGTCGACGGCCGAGTGGTGACCAAGCGCGTCGTGGAGAGCCTGATCAAGGCCGGGGCGACCGATTCCCTGGGTCACCGGGCGGCGCTGCTGGCAGCGCTGGACGACGCGATGGAGTACGGGACGCGGCGGCAACGGCAGGCGGCCGGCGCGCAGACAGGCTTGTTTTCTTTCACCGCCGAAACCGACGCACCGCCCCCTCTGCCCGATGTGGAGCCGCTGGACACGCGAACGCTGCTCAAGATGGAACGGGAGATGCTCGGCCTGTACGTCACCGACCACCCGGTGCGCACGTGGCAGCCGATCCTCGAACGACAGGCCAGACACCGCATCGCGGATCTGCCCGCGGTCGGCGACCGGGAGACCGTCGTCGTCGGCGGCATCGTCACGCACGTGCGGGCCATGACTGCGAAGTCCAGCGGGAGCCGATTCGCGGCGGTGACCTTGGAGGACCTCACCGGATCCGTGGACGTCCTGGTGTGGCCGCGGACCTACGAGCGCTGCGGGTCCATCCTGCGCCCCGATGCGGTCGTCGTCGTGCGCGGACGCATGGACAACTCTGAGGCCCGGCCGAAGCTGCTGGCCGAGGAGATCCTGCCGGTCGAGGCTCTGTCGATGGGCGGCGAGGGCGGCCCCAACGGCGCCGCCAACGGTGCCCGAGCCCTGCATCTGCGGGTGTCGACTGCCGAAGAGATGCTGCAGCTATCGGACTTCCTCCAGGGCCGTACCGGTCCACGCGAGGCGTACGCGCACGTGCTGACCCTGCAGGGGGAGTCCGTGCACCGTCTGCGCCGTGGAGTGCCGGCCGACGACGAGTTCCGCCGAGAACTGGAGATGCTGCTGGGTGAGGACGCCGTCTGGGAGGAGTAA
- the polA gene encoding DNA polymerase I, which yields MTGQRPKLVLLDGNGLVYRAFYALPYFTTSDGRPTNAVYGFTTMLLKVLEEEKPTHVAVAFDRAAPTFRHADYKEYKATRERMPDDLRPQMSLVKEVVEAFGIPIFEVEGFEADDLIATLARRAERDGFEVLIVTGDLDMLQAVGDRTRVIVTSRGISETVTYDVERVRTRFGISPEQMADFKALRGDATDNLPGVPGIGDKTAAQLLQQFGTVENLLERLDEVPPKLRDRIADHADRVLQNKRLATIAPWAPLEPAWEDLRVRERDTERLGAVFADLEFKSLLERIGASPAPHPIGEYARSADVEEEIASSEIAVVLDAEGRAMEGRPVGAAVSASAGHATYVAFDGSVPPNLARLLESSGIRKISPDAKADLVRLRRMGLAPQGFDFDVGIASYVLNPGRRSHDLQTVAWEQIGWRLGGGAGGGSEGLQLTLRERWHDLCEHVDALQRVKAPLERALRNREVEAVFRQIEMPLVPVLAEMEMAGVAVDVAYLADLARELRERAERLAQGIYELAGTEFNIASTRQLAFVLFEKLGLPPVKKTKTGYSTDADVLEALAPHHEIVAKILQHRELSKLLSTYVEVLPRLVNPQTGRVHTTFNQTVTATGRLSSQDPNLQNIPIRTEEGRRIRRAFVAPPGRVLVGADYNQIELRILAHISGDEALREVFRAGRDIHAEVASDVFAIPRERLGPEQRRRAKAINFGIAYGISGFGLAQQIGVSPQEADAYIERYFARYPGVRAYIERTIAQARKTGYVATLLGRRRYLTDLHSRNRVVREAAERVAINTPIQGTQADLIKVAMVRIYKEVLRGFPGARMILQVHDELLFEADPHQAAPLGRAAAEVMRGAIRLDVPIEVDLKVGPNWRDMEVLEPTEVGS from the coding sequence GTGACCGGACAACGCCCCAAACTCGTGTTGCTGGACGGCAACGGCCTGGTCTACCGGGCGTTCTACGCGCTGCCGTACTTCACGACCAGCGACGGCAGGCCGACCAATGCCGTCTACGGGTTCACCACCATGCTCCTCAAGGTCCTGGAGGAGGAGAAGCCCACCCACGTCGCCGTGGCGTTCGACCGCGCCGCGCCCACGTTCCGCCACGCAGACTACAAGGAGTACAAGGCCACCCGCGAGCGGATGCCCGACGACCTGCGGCCGCAGATGTCGCTCGTGAAGGAAGTCGTCGAGGCCTTCGGGATCCCGATCTTCGAGGTCGAAGGGTTCGAGGCCGACGATCTCATCGCCACCCTGGCACGGCGCGCCGAGCGCGACGGATTCGAGGTGCTAATCGTCACCGGCGACCTCGACATGCTGCAGGCCGTCGGTGACCGCACGCGCGTCATAGTCACCAGCCGAGGGATCTCAGAGACCGTCACCTACGACGTCGAACGCGTGCGGACCCGTTTCGGGATCTCCCCCGAGCAGATGGCGGACTTCAAGGCGCTGCGCGGCGACGCGACCGACAACCTGCCCGGCGTGCCCGGCATCGGCGACAAGACCGCCGCCCAGCTGTTGCAGCAATTCGGGACCGTAGAAAACCTCCTCGAACGACTGGACGAAGTACCCCCCAAGCTTCGCGATCGGATCGCGGACCACGCCGACCGGGTCCTGCAGAACAAGCGGCTGGCGACGATCGCGCCCTGGGCCCCGCTCGAACCGGCCTGGGAGGATCTGCGGGTGCGCGAACGCGACACCGAACGGCTGGGCGCTGTGTTCGCCGACCTGGAGTTCAAGAGCCTGCTCGAACGCATCGGCGCCTCACCGGCGCCGCATCCGATCGGGGAGTACGCGCGGTCCGCCGACGTGGAAGAGGAGATCGCCTCCAGCGAGATCGCGGTGGTCCTCGATGCGGAGGGCCGGGCCATGGAGGGCCGGCCGGTCGGCGCCGCGGTGTCGGCGTCGGCCGGACACGCCACCTACGTCGCTTTCGACGGGTCCGTGCCGCCGAACCTCGCGCGGCTGCTGGAGTCCTCCGGAATCCGCAAGATCAGCCCGGACGCGAAGGCGGATCTGGTGCGCCTGCGGCGGATGGGGCTGGCACCGCAGGGGTTCGACTTCGACGTGGGGATCGCATCGTACGTCCTCAACCCGGGCCGCCGCAGCCACGACCTGCAGACCGTCGCGTGGGAGCAGATCGGCTGGCGGCTGGGGGGCGGCGCGGGTGGGGGGTCGGAGGGATTGCAACTCACGCTGCGCGAGCGCTGGCACGACCTGTGCGAGCACGTGGACGCCCTGCAGCGCGTCAAGGCGCCGCTCGAGCGAGCCCTGCGCAACCGCGAGGTGGAGGCGGTGTTCCGCCAGATCGAGATGCCGCTGGTACCGGTGCTGGCCGAGATGGAGATGGCCGGCGTGGCGGTGGACGTGGCCTACCTGGCCGATCTGGCGCGCGAGCTGCGGGAGCGGGCGGAGCGGCTGGCCCAGGGGATCTACGAACTGGCGGGTACGGAGTTCAACATCGCATCCACGCGGCAGCTGGCATTCGTCCTATTCGAAAAGTTGGGGTTGCCGCCGGTCAAGAAGACGAAGACCGGATACTCGACCGATGCCGACGTGCTGGAGGCGCTGGCGCCGCACCACGAGATCGTGGCCAAGATATTGCAGCACCGGGAGCTGTCGAAACTGCTGTCGACGTACGTCGAGGTGCTGCCGCGGTTGGTGAATCCCCAGACCGGCCGTGTGCACACGACGTTCAACCAGACCGTGACCGCCACCGGCCGGCTGAGTTCGCAGGATCCGAACCTCCAGAACATCCCGATCCGCACCGAGGAGGGCCGGCGGATCCGACGCGCGTTTGTTGCTCCTCCCGGGCGCGTACTGGTGGGGGCGGACTACAACCAGATCGAACTGCGGATCCTCGCTCACATCAGCGGCGACGAGGCGTTGCGCGAGGTGTTCCGTGCCGGCCGCGACATTCACGCGGAGGTCGCCAGCGACGTGTTCGCCATCCCGCGCGAGCGGCTGGGGCCCGAACAGCGCCGGCGCGCGAAGGCGATCAACTTCGGCATCGCCTACGGCATCAGCGGGTTCGGGTTGGCGCAGCAGATCGGCGTCAGCCCGCAGGAGGCCGACGCCTACATCGAACGGTACTTCGCCCGATATCCGGGCGTGCGCGCGTACATCGAGCGGACGATCGCGCAGGCGCGCAAGACGGGTTACGTGGCGACGCTGCTCGGGCGCCGCCGCTACCTGACGGACCTGCACAGCCGCAACCGCGTCGTTCGGGAAGCCGCCGAGCGGGTGGCGATCAACACTCCCATCCAGGGAACCCAGGCCGATCTGATCAAGGTGGCCATGGTCCGCATCTACAAGGAGGTGCTGCGGGGCTTTCCGGGCGCGCGAATGATCCTGCAGGTCCACGACGAGCTGCTGTTTGAGGCCGACCCTCACCAGGCGGCGCCGCTGGGGCGGGCCGCCGCGGAGGTGATGCGCGGGGCGATCCGGCTGGACGTCCCCATCGAGGTTGACCTGAAGGTCGGGCCGAACTGGCGGGACATGGAGGTGCTGGAACCGACGGAGGTCGGGTCGTGA
- a CDS encoding NUDIX domain-containing protein, translating to MTIRATLCFIVRDGQVLLLRKAEGLWGSGKWNAPGGKLADGEDPCAGAVREVREETGLTVADPQPRGTLRFYFGQRPEPAWVVYLFVARRFSGRLRPGEEGILQWHAQDALPYDQMWEDDRYWLPALLRGETVDGDFYFDEAAAKLLRHELRVDSLAGGEGCPPDAGVVHSIQVSRGGVPKHPVPCASVTFEGIEGDGHHDARHHGGRERALCLFSLEVIERLRAEGHPISPGSVGENLTVSGLDWSRVVPGTRLRVGEVEIEVTQFTTPCATIRASFREGRYERISPTLHPGDSRVYARVLQPGMVRVGDAVRILMASPAPKLP from the coding sequence GTGACGATCCGCGCGACGTTGTGTTTCATCGTGCGCGACGGGCAGGTGCTGCTGCTCCGCAAGGCGGAAGGGCTGTGGGGCAGCGGCAAGTGGAACGCGCCCGGCGGCAAGCTCGCCGACGGCGAGGATCCCTGTGCCGGAGCCGTGCGCGAGGTGCGGGAGGAGACGGGGTTGACGGTCGCTGACCCGCAGCCGCGGGGCACACTCAGGTTCTACTTCGGGCAGCGGCCCGAACCGGCCTGGGTCGTCTACCTCTTTGTGGCGCGCCGGTTCTCCGGACGGCTCCGACCGGGCGAGGAAGGCATCCTGCAGTGGCACGCGCAGGACGCGCTGCCCTACGACCAGATGTGGGAGGACGACCGCTACTGGCTGCCGGCACTGCTCCGAGGCGAGACGGTCGACGGCGACTTCTACTTCGACGAGGCCGCGGCCAAGCTGCTGCGCCACGAGCTCCGTGTCGACTCCCTCGCAGGGGGAGAGGGCTGCCCGCCGGACGCCGGCGTCGTGCACTCCATCCAGGTCTCCCGCGGCGGCGTCCCCAAGCATCCGGTGCCGTGCGCCTCGGTCACCTTCGAGGGGATCGAGGGCGACGGCCACCACGACGCTCGCCACCACGGCGGCCGGGAGCGCGCGCTGTGCCTGTTCTCCCTGGAGGTCATCGAGCGGCTGCGCGCCGAGGGCCATCCGATTTCACCGGGGTCGGTGGGAGAGAACCTGACTGTGTCCGGGTTGGACTGGTCGCGGGTCGTCCCCGGCACGCGGCTGCGGGTCGGCGAGGTCGAGATCGAGGTCACCCAGTTCACCACGCCCTGCGCGACCATCCGGGCCAGCTTCCGCGAGGGACGGTACGAGAGGATCAGCCCGACCCTCCACCCGGGCGACAGCCGCGTCTACGCCCGCGTGCTGCAGCCCGGTATGGTGCGCGTCGGCGACGCAGTACGGATCCTGATGGCTTCGCCGGCACCCAAGCTCCCATGA
- the coaE gene encoding dephospho-CoA kinase (Dephospho-CoA kinase (CoaE) performs the final step in coenzyme A biosynthesis.), translating to MKVVALTGGIASGKSTVARLLRELGAEVIDADQIAREVTAPGQPALAEVVAAFGEAYLLPDGGLDRRKLGELVFADPQARAKLNAIVHPRVRARLREARERIARERPDTVLVMDIPLLFESDVPDYEGMDAIVVYASPETQIARLMARDGLSRDQAQARLRAQIPLADKLPRARWVVHNDGPLADTRTQVARIWEEILAQR from the coding sequence ATGAAGGTCGTCGCGCTCACCGGCGGCATCGCGAGCGGGAAGTCCACGGTCGCGCGGCTGTTGCGGGAACTCGGAGCGGAGGTCATAGACGCCGACCAGATCGCGCGCGAGGTGACCGCGCCCGGCCAGCCGGCGCTTGCGGAAGTCGTGGCCGCGTTCGGGGAAGCATACCTGCTCCCAGACGGAGGACTGGACCGCCGCAAGCTCGGTGAACTCGTGTTTGCCGATCCCCAAGCCCGTGCGAAGCTGAATGCCATCGTCCATCCCCGCGTGCGGGCGCGGTTGCGGGAGGCGCGGGAGCGCATCGCCCGCGAGCGGCCCGACACCGTGCTCGTCATGGACATCCCGCTGCTGTTCGAGAGCGACGTACCCGACTACGAGGGGATGGACGCCATCGTCGTGTACGCCTCCCCCGAAACACAGATCGCGAGACTGATGGCGCGCGACGGTCTGAGCCGAGACCAGGCGCAGGCGCGCCTGCGCGCACAGATACCCCTGGCCGACAAACTGCCCCGTGCCCGCTGGGTGGTGCACAACGACGGACCGCTGGCCGACACGCGGACGCAGGTGGCGAGGATCTGGGAGGAAATCTTGGCCCAGCGTTAG
- a CDS encoding stalk domain-containing protein yields MRRGLLFVLVAALAVASVEPAAAQGIRVILDGQPVAFDVPPVEIQGRVLVPLRGIFERLGAYVDYDAATRTIDARRGGTSVRLQLGSRVAYINGAPTSLDVPAMSVRGRTMVPLRFVSEALGAVVEWDGATRTVIITTGTAQVPPPQRYTPPPGGAPAPPIAQPATIEGVLVAVNTAQSRIIVQRENLAYTIAVTADTAIARINADTNAGGSVSLAELRPGDQVRVTVDANNRAITIRATYRVASGRIDAVTATVIVLDNGQSFRFSPNVEVTIDDQQARVADLRPGMNVTLRVNPQSNEVWGVEGRRTAAILAPPPAAGTVVVESFAHNAQRPLRAGEALTVTLRGTGGGRATFSIGDQIRDVPMQETQAGVYVGAYVVRPGDNLTNVPVFGRLLVGNVSSPIVQSGTPVTFDTAAPRIVDVAPPNGARIPNNRPNIVVVVDDGQGSGIGAFRLVVQGQDVTAQAARSDRIISYNPPQAFRDGAVTVRVRVADRAGNATDFQWAFTVAAQTAVIQSVTFGPNRPLRAGDVLTVVMVAEPGGRATFSIEGLAATVPMAEQEPGRYVGTYTVRPGENVNNAAITVTLVRRTGGVVTARATGGVVVATGRPAPPTIEQPLAGQTVASPLTIRGRATPLYRVRVVVTYEGNLGPIVVRGRLGEVEVTADANGHWTATIRYPIALSGARITITAVTVSPIGEPSEPATLQVVQR; encoded by the coding sequence ATGCGAAGAGGCTTGTTGTTCGTACTCGTCGCGGCGCTCGCGGTGGCGTCCGTGGAGCCGGCCGCGGCGCAGGGAATTCGGGTGATCCTCGACGGGCAACCGGTCGCCTTCGACGTGCCGCCGGTGGAGATCCAAGGGCGCGTGCTGGTGCCGCTGCGGGGCATCTTCGAACGGCTCGGCGCCTATGTCGACTACGATGCGGCGACCCGAACCATCGACGCGCGGCGCGGAGGCACCAGTGTCAGGCTCCAGCTGGGCAGTCGCGTGGCCTACATCAACGGCGCGCCGACCAGCCTCGACGTTCCTGCGATGTCGGTGCGGGGGCGCACGATGGTCCCCCTCCGCTTCGTCAGCGAAGCGCTCGGCGCGGTCGTGGAATGGGATGGGGCGACGCGCACGGTGATCATCACGACCGGCACTGCGCAGGTCCCTCCGCCTCAGCGATACACGCCGCCGCCGGGTGGGGCGCCGGCCCCACCGATCGCCCAACCCGCGACGATCGAAGGGGTGCTGGTCGCGGTCAACACGGCGCAGAGCCGCATCATCGTGCAGCGGGAGAACCTGGCCTACACGATCGCGGTGACGGCCGACACGGCGATCGCGCGGATCAACGCGGACACGAATGCCGGCGGCTCGGTCTCGCTGGCGGAGCTGCGGCCCGGCGACCAGGTCCGCGTCACGGTTGACGCCAACAACCGCGCGATCACGATCCGTGCGACCTACCGGGTGGCCAGCGGCCGGATCGACGCGGTCACCGCAACGGTGATCGTGCTGGACAACGGCCAGTCCTTCCGCTTCTCCCCCAACGTGGAGGTGACGATCGACGACCAACAGGCCCGGGTGGCCGACCTGCGGCCGGGGATGAACGTCACGCTGCGCGTCAACCCGCAGAGCAACGAGGTGTGGGGAGTGGAGGGCCGCCGCACCGCGGCGATCCTTGCGCCCCCGCCGGCGGCGGGCACGGTAGTCGTGGAGTCGTTTGCGCACAACGCGCAGCGACCCCTGCGGGCCGGCGAAGCCCTGACGGTCACGCTGCGGGGTACCGGCGGCGGACGCGCCACGTTCTCGATCGGGGACCAGATCCGGGACGTGCCGATGCAGGAGACGCAGGCGGGCGTTTACGTCGGTGCGTATGTCGTGCGCCCCGGCGACAACCTCACCAACGTCCCCGTCTTCGGCCGGCTGCTTGTCGGCAACGTCAGCAGCCCGATCGTGCAGTCCGGGACGCCGGTGACGTTCGACACCGCGGCACCGCGGATCGTGGATGTGGCGCCCCCCAACGGTGCGCGCATCCCCAACAACCGTCCCAACATCGTCGTCGTGGTCGATGACGGGCAGGGGTCCGGCATCGGGGCCTTTCGCCTGGTCGTTCAGGGGCAGGATGTCACCGCGCAGGCCGCACGGTCCGACCGGATCATCAGCTACAACCCGCCCCAGGCGTTTCGCGATGGCGCCGTGACCGTGCGGGTGCGCGTCGCCGACCGGGCTGGCAACGCCACGGATTTCCAGTGGGCGTTCACCGTGGCGGCGCAGACGGCAGTGATCCAGTCGGTGACGTTCGGACCGAACCGGCCCCTGCGCGCCGGAGACGTGCTGACCGTCGTCATGGTGGCCGAGCCCGGCGGACGGGCGACGTTCTCGATCGAAGGGCTCGCCGCGACGGTGCCGATGGCAGAGCAGGAGCCCGGCCGCTACGTCGGGACCTACACGGTGCGTCCTGGCGAAAACGTGAACAACGCGGCGATCACCGTAACGCTGGTGCGCCGGACAGGGGGGGTCGTGACCGCCAGGGCCACCGGCGGCGTCGTCGTTGCAACCGGTCGGCCGGCACCGCCCACCATCGAGCAGCCCCTGGCCGGACAGACCGTCGCGTCTCCGCTCACGATCCGGGGCCGCGCGACGCCCCTTTACAGGGTGCGCGTCGTTGTCACCTACGAGGGCAACCTCGGACCGATCGTCGTACGGGGGCGCCTCGGCGAGGTCGAGGTGACCGCGGACGCCAACGGCCACTGGACGGCCACGATCCGGTATCCGATCGCGCTGAGCGGCGCGCGGATCACCATCACCGCCGTCACCGTCAGTCCGATCGGGGAGCCGTCGGAGCCCGCCACGCTACAGGTCGTACAGCGGTAG
- a CDS encoding DNA-3-methyladenine glycosylase I: MYRYVIPPRAVPRADDRYFEVLSQSVFQAGFSWEVVRRKWPAMRRAFAGFDVDAVARFRTRDVERLMRNAAVVRNRRKIEAVIENARILQEIRREHGSVRRYIRTLPRSYAQRVQILSRTFRFLGPTGVFHFLWCVGEPVPSWRDRDPTRRR, encoded by the coding sequence ATGTATCGCTACGTGATCCCCCCGCGGGCCGTACCGCGTGCCGACGACCGCTACTTCGAGGTCCTCAGCCAGTCCGTGTTCCAGGCCGGGTTCAGCTGGGAGGTCGTCCGCCGCAAATGGCCGGCGATGCGGCGTGCGTTTGCGGGCTTCGACGTCGATGCGGTGGCGCGCTTTCGGACGCGCGACGTCGAGCGGCTGATGCGCAATGCCGCGGTCGTGCGCAATCGGCGCAAAATCGAAGCGGTGATCGAGAACGCCCGGATCCTTCAGGAGATCCGGCGCGAGCACGGATCGGTCCGACGGTACATCCGGACACTGCCGCGATCGTACGCCCAGCGTGTGCAGATCCTGTCGCGCACGTTTCGATTCCTCGGGCCGACTGGGGTCTTCCACTTTCTGTGGTGCGTGGGCGAACCCGTGCCGTCCTGGCGCGATCGAGACCCGACCCGCCGACGGTGA